From the genome of Triticum aestivum cultivar Chinese Spring chromosome 3B, IWGSC CS RefSeq v2.1, whole genome shotgun sequence, one region includes:
- the LOC123064350 gene encoding uncharacterized protein: MHDRVGRTAESGSEGGEMQLTDQANHVDGWHGRRVAAASQQHGCSAEAAQLRTRRLSWSAPHLQHHQERLLQKKNHGNVLPSVLSRQIQQCRFSYVPSIASGEASITAEMPELKPVGESGVGPTAVVCLPPSPCREVTLSWADLKAPSPC, translated from the exons ATGCACGACCGCGTGGGGAGGACGGCAGAGTCGGGCTCGGAGGGAGGCGAGATGCAGCTGACCGACCAAGCCAACCACGTTGACGGCTGGCACGGACGGCGGGTGGCGGCAGCATCGCAACAACATGGTTGCAGTGCGGAAGCGGCACAACTACGTACAAGAAGATTATCATGGTCGGCTCCtcatctccaacatcaccaag AGCGACTGCTCCAGAAAAAAAACCATGGGAACGTGTTGCCCTCAGTCCTCTCTCGACAAATCCAGCAGTGCAGGTTCTCCTATGTGCCAAGTATTGCCAGCGGCGAAGCCTCCATCACTGCAGAAATG CCCGAACTGAAGCCTGTCGGCGAGTCGGGCGTTGGGCCAACCGCTGTCGTCTGTCTACCTCCTTCACCG TGCAGAGAAGTTACCCTGTCGTGGGCTGACCTCAAGGCTCCTTCTCCATGTTGA